The Mycobacterium sp. EPa45 genomic interval AGGTCATAGCGACAAGCAATTGCATCTGGCTCCAGTCCCTTCAAGGCGGCCCATCGTCTAGCCGGGTGGGAAGACGAGCAGCGCGGGGTGTCCGTCGCGACCGGCCGGGACGGGGTAATAGCTGCGGTGGGTATCGGGGTCGACGGCCACGACGTGGGCACCGTCGGCGAGGAACGCCGAATTGGTGACGGTCAGGTCGCGGCCGTGCAAGTCCAAGGTGCTCACCGTGCCGCTTTCGGCCGCCACGTAAAGCCGGTGGGCGCCCGGGTCGTAGGCCAGCACGTCGGGGTCCTGGCCGACCGGGTTGGTTGCGGTCACCGCGTGCGTGTTCAGGTCGACGGTGACCAGAGTGGCGTTCTCATCGCAGGCGATGAATGCCAGTCGGTCACCGGTATCGATCGCCAGGCCGTGGGGGTGCGCGCAGCCAGGCAAGGCCACTCGATCGGTGATTGTCAGTGCGGCGGGGTCGATGATGGCCAGATCGTTGGTGCCCTGCACGGCCACCAGCATGCGGTCACTGTCGGAGTCGTAGCCCACGTTGCCGACCTGGCCACCCGCTTCGACCGTCCCGCGCTGGTGTAGGTCGGCGGCATCGAAAACCGTCTCCGTGCCTCCGGTTTCGTTCGTGGTCCAGATGGTGTTGCGCCGTGGATCGTAGGCAAGTCCGTCGGGGTATTCGCCGGTTGCCGCTGATGCGGCGATCTGACCGGTGGCCTCGTCGATCGCAACGACGTGATTGTCCCCGGTCGCGGTGGCGTAAACCCGGTTCAGCGATGGCACCGTGAGCACACCATGCACCCGGCTGATGTTGGGGATGGTGCGGACCACCTGCTGGTGGTCGACGTCGACTTCGATGACTTCACCGGCTCCCAGATGAGCGATGAACAACAGCCGATGAATGGGATCCAGGCTGGCGTAGTCGAAGCGTGAATTATCCCCCGGCAGAGGTATTTCGGCCGCGGGCTGCTGTGTGGGTGTGCGGGCGGGGGGATGGTGCGGAGCCGACGTCAGGCTGCAGGCCGCGACCGCCAGCGCGGCAATGATCACTGATGTCCTGCGGCACCCTCCACGCCGCCAAGCCATCATTCGACTGCGCTCCCAGCCCTGCGCTTGCGCCACAACGTGATTCGCGGAGTCTTCGACTACCGGGGTAACCGATGACTCAGCACTGCCCATTGGTCGGCATGTGGAGTCCGACCTGCACACCTTTCATGGAACCACGTCTGCACCCGCTCGGCGAAGAGGGCACAGGAATGTCACAGGCAGCACCTTGCTGCATGGACTATTATTTACGTATGAATGCAGATAACGTTTCTCCGGCGCCGTTGGAGGAGGACCAGGCGAACCTCATTGTCGAGGTATTCCGAATGCTGGCCGACGCGACCCGCATTCAAGTCCTGTGGGCACTTACTTCGGATGAGCTCTCGGTCAACGAGCTCGCCGACCGGGTCGGCAAGCCCGCGCCCTCGGTGTCCCAGCACCTGGCCAAGCTACGAATGGCCCGACTGGTCCGCACCCGCAGAGCGGGCACCACGATCTTCTACAGCCTGGAGAATGAACACGTACGCCAACTCGTCGTCGATGCCGTTTGCAATGCGGAGCACGCCGGACCGGGGGTGCCCTCCCACCATCGAGGAGAGCCGACCGTCCGAGGCATCGCCACCGACGTCCGGCAGCGAAAGGCCAATCAGCGATGACCGATCACGACCGCTCGAGCCACCCGGATTCCCACCGTCACGACCATCACGAGGGCCTGCGCGGTGTGATCACCGGGATCTTCGCCCCGCATTCCCACGATGCGGCCGACAGCCTCGACAATGCACTGGAGTCCAGCGCAGCGGGGATCCGCGCCGTCAAGATCAGTCTGCTGGTCCTGAGCATCACCGCGATCGCGCAGATCGTCATCGTCGTCGTCTCCGGATCGGTCGCCCTGGCCGCCGACACCATCCACAACTTCTCCGATGCACTGACCGCTGTACCGCTGTGGATTGCCTTCGCGCTCAGCACCAAAGCGGCCACCAGGCGTTACACCTACGGCTTCGGGCGCGCCGAGGATCTGGCCGGGCTGTTTGTGGTTGCCATGATCACCATGTCGGCCGTCGTCGCCGGCTACGAAGCCATCACGCGGCTCATCCACCCACAGCCCATCACACACGTCGGTTGGGTCGCCCTGGCCGGCCTGGTCGGCTTCATCGGCAACGAATGGGTGGCCCTCTACCGGATACGGGCCGGCCGGCGTATCGGATCGGCAGCCCTGGTCGCAGACGGATTGCACGCCCGTACTGACGGATTCACCTCGCTGGCCGTCCTGTTCGCCGCAGCCGGTGTGGCACTGGGCTTCCCGCTGGCCGACCCCATCATCGGGTTGATCATCACCGTGGCCATCCTGGCCGTGCTGCGCACTGCTGTGCGTGACGTGTTCCGTCGCCTCCTCGACGGCGTCGACCCCGAAATGATCGACACCGCCGAAGCCACCCTGGGCACTCGGCCCGGGGTTCGGTCAGTACGCAGCGTGCGCATGCGCTGGATCGGACACCGCCTCCACGCCGACGCCGAACTCGACATCGATCCCGCACTGAGCCTGGCCGAGGCCCATCGGATCGCCCACGATGCCGAGCACGACCTCATTCACGCCGTGCCCAAACTGATCACTGCCATGATCCATGCCTACCCCGCCGACGACGGGAACCCCGCCGAACAGCACCGTCAGAGCGCGGAAGCGATCACGCCTCCGCCCCGGGAGAGTTGAGAAGCCTGCTTGCGGCTACCCCGCCGATCACTCGCGGTCGTAGTGGCAAACGGCCTCCAGCATCACGCCGAACGGGTCGAGCCAGAACGTCGCGAAGTGGGGCGGCGGATACTGGGGGAAATCTTGTGGTTCGTGCAATACCTCGCCGCCCAGTTGTTGCACCAGGCGGTGGACGTCGTGAACGGCTGAGCGTGATTTGACCATGAACGCCAAGTGCTGCAGTCCGGCGCGTGTGCGTGAGTATGGGCTCGGATCGCCTGCGGGATAGAAGAATAGGTACGTCCCTCGCTTGCCGCCCGCGGGGCGGAACGCGAACTGGTCGTCGTCATCGAGGAACGGCTCGAAGCCCACGAGCGGCATCAGCGTGTCGTAGTAGGCCTTGGCCGCCGCCAAGTCAGCGACGTTGATTCCCAGGTGCCCGAGCATGAGTCATCGTGCCCCGCCATGCGCCTCAGTGGCAACGCGCCGTGTGCGCACCGATGTCCGGCAAATTGACTCCACCGTTGGTCCTGGTCCCGTATACACAGATGCATGAACGCGTCCGCTCACATCGGTCGGGTAGGTGGTCTTGCGATCGCATTGGGTATCGGCGCGGCGTTGGCCTCGGCGAATGCGGTGGCGTGGGCGGATTCCGACGACTCCGCCGGCCAGCATCCCGCTGCCTCCTCGGCGCGCGGCCACGCGGCCGGCCCGAGCGCACCCCGAGCAACCAAAGCAACCGCCGATCCGGCGCCCAAACGGTCCACGACGACGCAGAAGGTGACGTCGCAGCTGTCCGCCCCAACGACCGCCCGTGCGGCCGCTGCTCCCAGTGGGCCGGTCAACGTGACCGAGGTAGCGCTATCGGCGGTGGGCGCGTTGGGAACCTCGTATGCCGGAAGCAGGTCGGCAACCGCGTCCACCGCCAGACCCGGCGTCTCGGCACCGGCAGCCACCACGACGACGCCGATCTCGTCTTCCGCAGCACAGATCGCTGTGCCTCCGAACTTGACCGTCGTGTTCAACCAGCTGGTCTATACCCCGCTTCATATCGTCGTACAAGCTTGGATCGCAAGCGAAATCGGCCGACAGGTCGACAACTTCATCAACTCGGCGGCCGGCTCCTATGTGATCGGCAACGGCCCTGACGGCACCGAAGCCAACCACAACGGCGGCGCCGGTGGGTGGTTGCTCGGCGACGGCGGCGCCGGGTGGACGAGCACCCAGGACGGCGTCGACGGTGGCGCGGGCGGTCGAGCCGGGGCCTTGGGCAACGGTGGAGCAGGCGGGATCGGGGGTGCCGGCGCCGATGGCGGTCCGGGCGGGGCCGGTGGGCAGCTCATGGGTATCGGCGGAGCAGGCGGCAACGCCGGTGCGGCCATCGTCGGCGCGGCCGGGGGAGTCGGCGGTGCGGGTGGCGACGCAACCGGCCTGATCTTCGGCATCGGCGGCCATGGCGGCGCCGGTGCCGACGGCACCGACGGCGGCCGCGGCGGTCGCGGCGGTAACGGCGCGGCGTTCCTCGGCAGCGGTGGTGACGGTGGCAACGCCGGCAGGAGCGGTGTCGGCGGCAACTCGACGCAACTGCCGGCACTCGGCGGCGCGGGGGGCACCGCCGGCTGGCTCGGAAGCCATGGCGCCGTGGGCAATTCCGGGGCGACGGCCGCGGCGCAAACCCCCGGCGGATCGCTACCGCCGGTGTCGCAGACCGGCACGTGGCTCACTACCAGTGACGGGCAGGCGGTGATCCTGCACGGCGTCAACGAGGTGTACAAGCTCGCGCCCTATGAGCCGTCCGCGAGTGGCTTCGACGAAGCGGACGCGCAGTTCCTCCGGGACAACGGGTTCAATGTGGTGCGTCTGGGCGTGATCTGGGCGGCCGTGGAGCCGCACCCGGGTGAAATCAATA includes:
- a CDS encoding YncE family protein, coding for MIIAALAVAACSLTSAPHHPPARTPTQQPAAEIPLPGDNSRFDYASLDPIHRLLFIAHLGAGEVIEVDVDHQQVVRTIPNISRVHGVLTVPSLNRVYATATGDNHVVAIDEATGQIAASAATGEYPDGLAYDPRRNTIWTTNETGGTETVFDAADLHQRGTVEAGGQVGNVGYDSDSDRMLVAVQGTNDLAIIDPAALTITDRVALPGCAHPHGLAIDTGDRLAFIACDENATLVTVDLNTHAVTATNPVGQDPDVLAYDPGAHRLYVAAESGTVSTLDLHGRDLTVTNSAFLADGAHVVAVDPDTHRSYYPVPAGRDGHPALLVFPPG
- a CDS encoding metalloregulator ArsR/SmtB family transcription factor, with the protein product MNADNVSPAPLEEDQANLIVEVFRMLADATRIQVLWALTSDELSVNELADRVGKPAPSVSQHLAKLRMARLVRTRRAGTTIFYSLENEHVRQLVVDAVCNAEHAGPGVPSHHRGEPTVRGIATDVRQRKANQR
- a CDS encoding cation diffusion facilitator family transporter, producing the protein MTDHDRSSHPDSHRHDHHEGLRGVITGIFAPHSHDAADSLDNALESSAAGIRAVKISLLVLSITAIAQIVIVVVSGSVALAADTIHNFSDALTAVPLWIAFALSTKAATRRYTYGFGRAEDLAGLFVVAMITMSAVVAGYEAITRLIHPQPITHVGWVALAGLVGFIGNEWVALYRIRAGRRIGSAALVADGLHARTDGFTSLAVLFAAAGVALGFPLADPIIGLIITVAILAVLRTAVRDVFRRLLDGVDPEMIDTAEATLGTRPGVRSVRSVRMRWIGHRLHADAELDIDPALSLAEAHRIAHDAEHDLIHAVPKLITAMIHAYPADDGNPAEQHRQSAEAITPPPRES
- a CDS encoding VOC family protein, whose translation is MLGHLGINVADLAAAKAYYDTLMPLVGFEPFLDDDDQFAFRPAGGKRGTYLFFYPAGDPSPYSRTRAGLQHLAFMVKSRSAVHDVHRLVQQLGGEVLHEPQDFPQYPPPHFATFWLDPFGVMLEAVCHYDRE
- a CDS encoding cellulase family glycosylhydrolase, whose translation is MNASAHIGRVGGLAIALGIGAALASANAVAWADSDDSAGQHPAASSARGHAAGPSAPRATKATADPAPKRSTTTQKVTSQLSAPTTARAAAAPSGPVNVTEVALSAVGALGTSYAGSRSATASTARPGVSAPAATTTTPISSSAAQIAVPPNLTVVFNQLVYTPLHIVVQAWIASEIGRQVDNFINSAAGSYVIGNGPDGTEANHNGGAGGWLLGDGGAGWTSTQDGVDGGAGGRAGALGNGGAGGIGGAGADGGPGGAGGQLMGIGGAGGNAGAAIVGAAGGVGGAGGDATGLIFGIGGHGGAGADGTDGGRGGRGGNGAAFLGSGGDGGNAGRSGVGGNSTQLPALGGAGGTAGWLGSHGAVGNSGATAAAQTPGGSLPPVSQTGTWLTTSDGQAVILHGVNEVYKLAPYEPSASGFDEADAQFLRDNGFNVVRLGVIWAAVEPHPGEINTAYLDSIQATVQMLADHGIYTVIDMHQDLYSGTFYGEGAPEWASDGGGRPNQNSGFPGNYYVNGAMAHAWDAFWANSTAPNGIGLLDNYAMTWQHVASYFTGNSAVIGYDIMNEPFPGSNYPVALFGGSFFVAQQLTPMYNQVAAAIRSVDGTTPLYLEPPNPAVTEIPTLLGIPIALLGRINDPNYVVAFHNYCGPIGGELCTKIADTLAAQAADYSKQQNVPAMMNEFGATGDIDALTKEMRSGDRYFMSWAAWAYTGAGDITGSPDVEGLVYDPTKEPTGDNVNIGNLRTLASPYPQLISGTPKNWSFTDGTFTFAYSTAKIDGSGTFADGALTTISVPKVEFPNGYVVTVTGGHVVSAANAAQLVIASGPGATTVSVVVSPAP